The Sesamum indicum cultivar Zhongzhi No. 13 linkage group LG1, S_indicum_v1.0, whole genome shotgun sequence genome includes a window with the following:
- the LOC105169053 gene encoding telomerase reverse transcriptase isoform X2, translating to MARKRKRVPEVLWRLFRHRARSLAETILALIPPPPATASGCRCKGPRCLYCSGEEVMSFLVRPDDPSDYRKLLTGCFVVVSENAPPLPVFDPHCRWSQCEIVRRSIEMIMHEVPSSSNLICCSYDKDNRSSAVVDELTSPKWTILLRRVGDALMMYLLKYTSLFLPLPRNKHHQISGSPISDFCFKFSRRMPDFKSQHHPLVCNGSRQKRKRIEVVESEPGKQPHKHSSGSDPASDSNRFVASDGSGCGSNEERPHKISEGSLKQNTGLSQKRTRQYLWQRQRKCRQLVQETNALIPCSANSCNRDNMSRRLQYDVYARSSLSYESKISPCFCCSVFQNVRKMHKNAEINRQHIFYKLQNSTSMFPAKHLLYALKPNGSGASVLFNNIFGTFGSDNPEKIACLHSQKSHRIISTCLYHSFIKLLKRLIRETRSCRYLRLLNKHCSIRSPYQDASRSTTADFEGNDKGANLSMRGQDEDQIDKELSQFSKTKKSKTITEASVNQLEPSKCYCPKKQVVSFIWAICRRIVPSPLLGEPSNWRILRRNISKFIQLRKFEKFSLKECIHELKISKFPLLSNKHHADLHGGCSEVGISDIARHAILECWMYWFFMSLVSPLVKANFYVTESEHEKQEVLYYRKSTWKKLMRETECMKDERYHLLNHASAREILGKRPFGFSRARLRPKQIGFRMLTNLRAPSRMPLNPPPSRNHSIRQLQSKALYDHGAAYQSFQSVNSVLHDLHVVLKGLWTKEPEKLGSSVFDYNDVYRKLVPYLFLLKNGPTDMPSVFIVVSDVSKAFDSVNQDKLLSVMKDVIFDDEYTVEKFTQVIHAKKSLKVHQHLTLAHKEIVTESRKNTSRLPSQSLHSVLVKKVFSKKIRKEEINLILIEHIMRNVVQFDNKFYLQLVGIPQGSVLSSLLCSFYYGHMERNVVFPFLEKANGDFLGKYDTFGASASQSNHTNEVVVCGAKYLLLRFIDDFLFISTSKKQASMFFSRLERGIRDYNCWMNDEKFGLNFDINGQGCRSNRLHVGKDGTSFLRWSGVLVNCSTLEIQADYTRYNFHMFCRYLNSHLSSTLTVSCRGKVGCQLKAKLRRYLQPKCHPLFYDSNINSPGVVRLNIYQAFLLCAMKFVCYISKLSILPRFCPIFCINAISASLRYMSRLIKRKVYSFDIDNTFRPKYDVKKKDVIWLGLHAYSRVFQKKQSRHKKLLCLFRSRLKPYGRLENMSPELKYAVDDARSSVLWSIKY from the exons ATGGcgagaaagaggaagagagtCCCGGAGGTTCTTTGGAGACTGTTCCGCCACCGCGCTCGGTCTCTGGCCGAGACCATCCTGGCCTTGATCCCTCCGCCGCCGGCCACGGCGTCCGGGTGCCGGTGCAAAGGGCCGCGCTGCCTCTATTGTAGTGGCGAAGAAGTCATGTCTTTCCTCGTCAGACCCGACGATCCGTCGGACTATCGGAAGCTTCTCACCGGATGCTTCGTTGTCGTTTCCGAGAATGCCCCTCCCCTCCCCGTCTTCGATCCTCACTGCCGCTGGTCACAATGTGAG ATTGTCAGAAGATCCATTGAAATGATAATGCATGAAGTACCTTCCTCTTCGAATTTGATTTGCTGCAGTTACGATAAA GACAACCGCTCAAGTGCTGTGGTTGATGAACTAACATCCCCAAAGTGGACTATCCTCTTAAGGAGG gTTGGTGATGCTCTGATGATGTATTTGTTGAAGTACACTTCACTATTTCTGCCTCTGCCTCGAAACAAGCATCATCAGATTTCTGGTTCTCCCATCAGTGATTTTTGCTTCAAATTCTCCAGGCGCATGCCTGACTTTAAATCTCAGCATCATCCACTTGTGTgtaatg GATCAAGGCAGAAGAGGAAAAGGATAGAAGTGGTTGAGTCAGAACCAGGGAAACAACCACACAAACATTCTTCTGGTTCTGATCCTGCTTCAGACAGTAACAGGTTTGTTGCAAGTGATG GATCGGGTTGTGGTTCTAATGAAGAACGTCCTCATAAAATTTCTGAAGGAAGCTTGAAACAAAATACTGGGTTGTCTCAGAAGCGTACAAGACAGTATCTTTGGCAGCGCCAGAGAAAATGTAGGCAGTTGGTTCAAGAAACAAATGCTTTGATCCCGTGTAGTGCAAATAGTTGCAACAGGGATAACATGTCCAGAAGGCTCCAATATGATGTCTATGCGAGGTCAAGTCTAAGCTATGAGAGT aaGATTTCTCCTTGCTTTTGTTGTTCAGTTTTCCAAAATGTACGAAAGATGCACAAAAATGCTGAGATTAATAGACAACACATATTCTATAAGTTACAGAACTCTACATCAATGTTCCCAGCGAAGC ACTTACTGTATGCTTTAAAGCCCAATGGTTCTGGAGCCTCTGTTCTGTTCAACAATATCTTTGGAACATTTGGAAGTGACAATCCTGAAAAAATAGCTTGTCTTCACAGCCAAAAAAGTCATCGTATAATATCCACCTGCTT ATATCACTCCTTTATTAAGCTACTGAAACGCCTCATACGCGAGACTCGAAGTTGCCGGTACCTCAGGCTGTTGAACAAGCATTGTTCCATCAGATCCCCATATCAAGATGCAAGTAGGAGTACTACTGCTGATTTTGAG GGAAATGATAAAGGGGCAAATTTATCTATGAGAGGGCAAGATGAGGATCAAATCGACAAAGAATTGTCTCAGTTTTCTAAAACCAAGAAAAGTAAGACGATTACAGAAGCCTCTGTTAATCAGTTAGAGCCGAGTAAGTGTTATTGCCCCAAGAAACAGGTAGTGTCATTTATTTGGGCAATTTGTAGGAGGATAGTCCCCTCACCTTTGCTGGGAGAACCTTCTAATTGGAGAATTCTGAGGAGAAACATCTCAAAGTTCATTCAGCTGCGAAAGTTTGAGAAGTTCTCACTGAAGGAATGTATTCATGaattgaaaatatcaaaatttccTTTATTGTCAAATAAGCATCATGCTGATTTGCATGGTGGATGCAGTGAAGTTGGTATCTCAGATATTGCTAGACATGCAATTCTTGAATGCTGGATGTATTGGTTTTTTATGAGTCTAGTTTCACCACTGGTTAAGGCCAACTTTTATGTTACAGAAAGTGAGCATGAGAAACAAGAGGTGTTATATTACCGAAAGTCTACTTGGAAGAAACTAATGAGAGAAACTGAATGCATGAAGGATGAGAGGTATCACCTACTAAATCATGCGTCTGCTAGAGAAATTTTAGGGAAGAGACCATTTGGTTTCTCAAGGGCCAGACTTCGTCCTAAGCAAATTGGATTTAGAATGCTGACAAATCTTCGAGCACCATCAAGAATGCCATTGAACCCACCTCCTTCAAGAAATCACTCCATTCGACAGTTGCAGAGTAAAGCACTTTATGATCATGGAGCGGCATATCAGTCTTTTCAGTCTGTAAACAGTGTCCTTCATGATTTGCATGTGGTTCTAAAAGGTTTATGGACAAAAGAACCTGAGAAATTAGGTTCATCTGTTTTTGATTACAATGATGTCTACAGAAAGCTTGTGCCTTACTTATTTCTTCTGAAAAATGGACCAACCGACATGCCTAGTGTATTCATTGTGGTTTCAGATGTGTCAAAAGCTTTTGACTCTGTTAATCAGGATAAATTGCTCAGTGTGATGAAGGATGTCATATTTGATGATGAATATACTGTAGAAAAGTTCACTCAGGTTATCCACGCAAAAAAATCTCTGAAAGTCCATCAGCATTTGACATTAGCACATAAAGAGATTGTTACTGAATCCAGAAAAAACACATCAAGGCTTCCGTCCCAGTCATTGCACAGCGTTCTTGTTAAGAAG GTtttcagcaaaaaaataaggaaggaagaaattaatctaattttgaTAGAGCACATAATGCGCAATGTGGTACAGTTTGATAACAAGTTCTACCTGCAACTTGTTGGTATACCCCAAGGAAGTGTTTTGTCTTCTTTGCTCTGCTCATTTTATTATGGACACATGGAAAGAAATGTAGTCtttccatttcttgaaaaagcaAATGGGGACTTCTTGGGAAAATATGACACCTTTGGTGCTTCAGCTTCACAGTCCAACCATACAAACGAAGTTGTTGTCTGTGGTGCTAAATATCTTCTGCTCAGGTTCATTGATGACTTCCTTTTCATATCAACTTCAAAGAAGCAGGCTTCTATGTTCTTTTCCCGGTTGGAAAGAGGAATTCGTGATTACAATTGCTGGATGAATGATGAGAAATTTGGTCTAAACTTTGATATCAATGGCCAAGGATGTCGATCAAACAGGCTGCATGTTGGCAAAGATGGTACCTCATTCCTTCGTTGGAGTGGAGTCCTTGTCAATTGCTCCACGTTAGAAATTCAAGCTGACTACACAAG ATATAATTTCCATATGTTCTGCAGGTATCTGAATTCTCATCTGAGTTCGACTCTAACTGTAAGCTGTCGAGGTAAAGTGGGTTGCCAGTTGAAGGCAAAGTTGCGTAGATATCTGCAGCCAAAATGCCATCCTCTATTCTATGATTCTAACATAAATTCACCAGGCGTGGTCAGACTCAATATCTATCAAGCGTTTCTACTTTGTGCCATGAAATTCGTTTGTTATATCTCTAAGCTGTCAATTCTACCTAGATTCTGCCCGATATTCTGTATCAATGCCATCAGTGCGTCTTTGAG GTACATGAGCAGACTCATAAAGCGAAAGGTGTATTCTTTTGACATAGACAATACTTTTCGACCAAAATATGATGTGAAAAAGAAGGATGTTATATGGCTAGGATTACATGCTTACAGCCGGGTATTCCAGAAAAAGCAATCACGTCACAAGAAGCTGCTCTGCTTGTTCAGGTCTCGGTTGAAACCATATGGAAGGTTAGAGAACATGTCGCCTGAGCTGAAGTATGCTGTTGATGATGCACGTTCATCTGTACTTTGGAGCATCAAGTATTGA